One Mastacembelus armatus chromosome 10, fMasArm1.2, whole genome shotgun sequence DNA window includes the following coding sequences:
- the gdpd2 gene encoding glycerophosphoinositol inositolphosphodiesterase GDPD2, with translation MTQDNSCCRVCSRGLYSCRWRAPGGNEKKNACCWFSLVTLVSLLSLCWMYICLVTFNDREDVNWKGFQILKRWVNWFMVLIIISAVLTSYCILLLLFALVQVALREQLNLHCLHKILLCFGVIIITFGVTGFSLHWQQEWPIVPLSLQATAPFLQFGAVGALTLLSLFIFQGFHTAKKGSKFLISVVFIVVSAAIFLCPLVITSPCLVADLPEKPKLIGHRGAPMLAPENTMMSFNRSIACGVTAFETDVQLSKDRIPFLMHDSNADFLLRTTNVKQMFPDKNFSYSTNLTWEELQSLNAGEWFLKTDPFCSVSQLSEEEKETARNQTIPSLLQLLNLAKQHNISVLFDLYSPNQKDDTVDTVKTILSSGIDPSLVFWLPPAERNYVNSAAPGFIQFYNNESEMLNEEGRHLNVKYSKLDTEKIRELRRNNVTVNLWVVNEHWLFSLLWCAGASSVTTNSCHLLKEMDRPDWVMGPVAYRMIWISVDIASIVIMIKLYIWQWKTQNHRTGREQRNCTSAWNEEQHSPLFE, from the exons ATGACTCAAGACAATAGCTGTTGCAGAGTTTGCAGCAGGGGCTTGTACAGCTGCCGCTGGAGGGCCCCaggaggaaatgagaaaaaa aatGCATGCTGCTGGTTCTCACTGGTCACTCTGGTCTCCCTGCTCTCTCTGTGCTGGATGTACATTTGTCTGGTTACTTTCAATGACCGAGAGGATGTTAATTG GAAGGGCTTCCAAATACTGAAACGGTGGGTGAATTGGTTCATGGTGCTGATCATCATTTCTGCAGTGTTAACCAGCTACTGCATTCTGCTACTG CTGTTTGCTCTGGTCCAAGTTGCCCTGAGAGAACAACTCAATTTACATTGCTTGCACAAG ATCTTGTTATGCTTTGGTGTGATCATCATCACTTTTGGGGTCACAGGATTTAGCCTCCATTGGCAACAAGAATGGCCAATTGTTCCTCTTTCACTCCAG GCCACAGCTCCTTTCCTGCAGTTTGGTGCTGTTGGAGCCTTGACGCTGCTGAGCTTGTTCATCTTCCAGGGCTTCCACACGGCCAAAAAAG GGTCCAAGTTCCTTATTTCAGTGGTCTTTATAGTAGTGTCAGCAGCCATCTTTCTGTGTCCCCTGGTCATCACGTCTCCTTGTCTGGTAGCGGATTTACCTGAAAAACCAAAGCTCATTGGTCACAGAGGAGCGCCGATG CTGGCCCCAGAGAACACCATGATGTCGTTCAACCGGAGCATTGCGTGCGGCGTGACAGCATTTGAGACAGACGTGCAGCTCAG TAAAGACAGAATTCCCTTCCTGATGCATGACAGTAATGCAGATTTCTTGCTGAGAACAACGAATGTTAAACAGATGTTCCCTGACAAAAACTTCAGCTACAGCACTAACCTAACCTGGGAAGAATTACAGAGTCTGAACGCAGGTGAATGGTTCCTGAAG ACAGATCCTTTCTGTTCCGTGTCCCAGCTGtcagaagaggagaaggagacagCCAGGAATCAAACTATACCCTCCTTACTTCAGCTCCTCAACCTCGCCAAACAGCACAACATCTCTGTGTTATTTGACCTATATAGCCCCAACCAGAAAGATGACACAGTGGACACAGTCAAAACCATCTTAAGTTCTGGCATTGATCCAAGCCTT GTCTTTTGGCTGCCTCCAGCAGAGAGAAACTACGTGAACTCAGCTGCTCCTGGTTTCATCCAGTTCTATAACaatgaaagtgaaatgttaaatgaaGAAGGAAGACACCTGAATGTGAAATACAGCAAGCTGGATACAGAAAAGATCAG GGAACTTCGGAGGAACAATGTTACAGTGAACCTGTGGGTGGTTAATGAGCATTGGCTGTTTTCTCTGCTATGGTGTGCAGGGGCCAGCTCTGTTACCACCAACTCCTGTCATCTCCTAAAAGAAATGGACCGGCCTGACTGGGTCATG ggaCCTGTTGCATACAGAATGATATGGATTTCAGTGGACATAGCATCCATTGTGATAATGATTAAACTCTACATCTGGCAGTG gaaaacacaaaatcacagaaCAG GAAGGGAGCAAAGAAACTGTACCTCAGCCTGGAACGAGGAGCAACACTCTCCCCTGTTTGAATGA